TGTCAATGGAAACACTCACAAGGAACTCTTCTATTTAATCACCACTGAAGCAGATTTGGCCCCTCCATTGATACATATCCCCTAAGCCAGCAAGACTAAGAATTTCCAAGAGCTGTTTGGTGTGGGTTTGGTCTCCTATGATACTTCTACAGCAGTACAGCTCCAACCAGGTCAGAGTTTCTCTACATGGCCTGAAGTCTCCTCACCACCACAGCGTCCACCAATATTACTACAACAATAATAGCAGAGTGGTGCATCTGGGTTACCTACCCTCCCTACTGCGACTATAAACAAGATAGAAGAATGCATTCATACAAACCTTCGCTTCCTAGCAATGCTACTACACACACGTTGAACTACAGCTCACAACATGGAATCATCATCCTAACACATCCACATATTCTGATGCTCCCTTTACAACTGCTAATGTCACTGTGTGCATCGGGATTCTAATATTAATTATGGATCTCGAGAACTACAAACAGCAACTAAGGATAGCAAGCAGGCAGAGCCAAAAGCTTTACTAGAAGCAATCATATGGGCACAACATCAGTTATCATTCATTTTAAAGTATTTTCAACTCTGGTGAATCCTTTGGAAACCTTTGCTTATAATATGTTACTACTAAGAGCAAGGAAAACAAGAAACTACGCTTCTGAgtggttttgttatcttgtgcacccatgcacaagataacagCCAATCATTGCATTGGAAAATgcaaaaaacaattaaaaagcATGAGAGGTGATGTTGTTTGCATTGGAGAATGTAGAAAATTTATTAACATTTGCATTCTCCAATGCAAATTAACATCATCTCTCATGttcttaaaattattttttgcatttcCGCAATGATTGGctgttatcttgtgcatgggtgcacaagataacaaaacaccTGAGTGAGAAGGACACATGGTTTTTTCCAACTAAGGATAGCAAGCAGGCAGAATTAAAAGCTTTACTAGAAGCAATCATATGGGCACACCATTGGTTTCCATTCATTTAAAACTATTTTCAACTCTAGTTAATCGCTTGGAAACTTAGCTTAAAATCTGTTATTATTAAGAGCAAGAAAAACCAAAACTGGGCTTCTAAGTAGCTTCCAGAAGGATCCTAGTAAACAAATTCAAGCTTCAATCTACGCTTTGAAGTGTAAACGCTCCTTTGgtttccacaaaaaaaaaaaagatttcaatTCCAGCTATCTATCGGGAAAACTAGATGATGCAGGAGAAGAATAAAGTGATCTTTTGCATCATATATGTCCTAACCCCTTAAAAAGTTAATCTTAAATGTAAGGTACTTGATTTACATGGTATATTTCCATTATAAATTGCTTATAAATCAAACGATATCATTTATAAACACTGTGACTTAAGATTTAAATCTATTTAAAAGGGGTCAGAATACAACTAATAAAATAACACTTAATTCTAATTTAGTCTAACTTCGGAACCTAAATTTGTTGCAGTTGAGTTCGATATTTATAAGGATATCAAGTATAAATTGACTCCTGAGCCACCTTTGACAACTGCAAGTTGGCCCAAATCACTAAAAGATATTAGACAAAAGCCATATGTGCCATTCTTGGCATATGAAAATCATATAAGATTGTTTTGTATATCAAGTACCATCAACATTAGTGCTTGCCAAAATGCAATTCATATGAGATATTTCAACAGGATTCTTTTTTTGGTACCTTTATTTAGCCTAGCTCTATACATTAAGTAGTGTTTAGTTGTTTACCAATTACTGTGGTTCAGAAACTGAATGGAGCTAGGATTTCAAATCAATTGAATGTAGAAAGGTAGGCTTAAGTTTCAAATCAACTCCTTCACTCCAAGAATTCTAGGATTACACATTTGATTAGGAATTATTCGTTGAATTACTCCAATGCACTAATAGACGATAGTTGATTATAAATTGCTTACAAATCAAACAAACACTACAACTCAAATCCATTTGAAACAGGTGAAAACACAGCTAATTGGATAACACTTTACTCTAGTTTTGTCTAATTTTGAGACCTAGATTTGTTGCAGTTGAGTTTGATATTAAGGATACATGTAATCCAAGTTCTGATCATGTTCGATATCTATAGCAGCAACACCAGTTAACATATTTCTACATCAATTCAATATGAGATAAATTATTTAAAACCAATGGAAATTTACTCAGATTCATAATATAAGGAAGACAAAAAAATCATGAAATTTTCCTGAATAGCTAAGTCTAGGTTCTTATACTTTCACCAGATTTTAAAGATCAGCGAGTAACAAAATGAACATGGGGTTATCATCCATTTCAAAGTATTTCAGCTCTGGTTAACCCCTTTGGAGACTTTGCTTAAAATCTGTTATTACTAATAGCAAGAAAAACCAATAGTCTAAGGTTCTAAGTAGCTTCCAGAACTATCCCAGTAAACGAGTTAAAGCCTTAATCAAGACTTTGAACATTAAAGGCCTACTTTGGTTTCACACAAGTTACTGATTCTAGCTATTCAATGGGAGGTAAAGAGATTAGAGATTAGAGATTTTTTTCCATTCACTGGGAGGTAAAGTTACATCACAGATGTACAATACTTGATTTACATGATACATTTCCATCATTAAAGTACATCTGTGATAATTGCttaaaattaatcaaacaaaataacagtTTACTCTCTAGTCTCGTCTATTTCAAAACCCAAGTTCCAAATCAAATCCTATAAAACAAGATTTCTATGAGTACCCATTCGGTTCTAGTGAGAGAATTTTAGGTTGAATCAAAATGTAATACAGATTCAGAGATTCTAGACTaataattctaggttgaattacTCCAAAGTAAGTGTGTCCTCTTTCATATGACTAGTCCAGTAGCCTAAATTTCATCTTTACTGGTTAAAAATATCTTAGTTGAACCCTAGAATTGGAACCATACACAAACAAATTAAACCCTAGAATTGGAACCATACACAAACAAATCATGATAAAAGTAATGCAGAATAACAATAACAACAAATCAAATTAAGCCCCAAATAAATGAAGCTGAAAAGAGAGATTTAGGATTCATATAAGGGCTTACCCTTTTAAGATCCAGGCGAGTCTTAGTATTAAACTGAAGTTCAAACTGAGCACCAGACAACCGCTGTCTCTTCAACCAAAAATACTTGTTCTGTAATTCACCTGGTGATACTTTAATAACCTGATATTGACTCTTAATTCTCATCTCAAATTGCTCTCTTGATTTCTTATCAATATGTGGTGATCTGTTTACTGTATAAACCTTCCTTCTTTCAGGCAATCTAATCAAACCTTtcgatgatgatgaatcagatGGCGATGAGAATGCCTGAGTTTTCGCAATAAGCTTTTGAGATTgagttgatgatgatgaggacGATGATGTACTCAGAGATCTGTGAAATCTGCAGAGATTTACTAGGGTTTTTGATGGATTTTTTGTTGCCATTTTGTGATTTAGGGTTCAAGAAATCTGAAGAAGATTTCCTGATTTCTCTCTCTACACTACAGAAATGATTAAGataaaaacatacataaaaagGCTTTCCTGTTTCAAACCCAGGCCCAAGAGTTTAAGGGAACCGGTTTGTGATTTAACACCGAGTCTCtgagtgatttccttttccaattCCGATTTCTATTCTTACTCTTGTTTCTGTTTCTTGGTATACGTCGGCTCTATAAATATTGTATTCTCTTTTCAATTTCttaccaaaaaaagaagaagaaagcaatGGCTTGTGCAACTCTTCATGTAGAGTTACCAGAAGCCGTCTCCAATGAATGTGTCGAAGCAATTGAGGAGGAAGGTCCTATGATGCCTTATCTTCCTCCTGGTATCATGAGCGACATACTCCTTAGACTTCCAGCAGATTCATCTTCCAGTTGTGGCAGCAAAATGACTTATTATGTCACTTAACGACAAAGCGTGCACACCTCGACGGATCTACTCCAGACATTGTTGTGCAATCTCTTAATGATGAGGAAGATGACAGTGACATCAAGCTTTT
This genomic stretch from Papaver somniferum cultivar HN1 chromosome 5, ASM357369v1, whole genome shotgun sequence harbors:
- the LOC113283634 gene encoding uncharacterized protein LOC113283634 isoform X2; amino-acid sequence: MATKNPSKTLVNLCRFHRSLSTSSSSSSSTQSQKLIAKTQAFSSPSDSSSSKGLIRLPERRKVYTVNRSPHIDKKSREQFEMRIKSQYQVIKVSPGELQNKYFWLKRQRLSGAQFELQFNTKTRLDLKRLSKVAQESIYT
- the LOC113283634 gene encoding uncharacterized protein LOC113283634 isoform X1 — its product is MATKNPSKTLVNLCRFHRSLSTSSSSSSSTQSQKLIAKTQAFSSPSDSSSSKGLIRLPERRKVYTVNRSPHIDKKSREQFEMRIKSQYQVIKVSPGELQNKYFWLKRQRLSGAQFELQFNTKTRLDLKRLSKVVAQESPQE